The proteins below are encoded in one region of Apostichopus japonicus isolate 1M-3 chromosome 22, ASM3797524v1, whole genome shotgun sequence:
- the LOC139963974 gene encoding MFS-type efflux pump MSMEG_3705-like isoform X2, with the protein MPAGTRLRDAGVYPLYVLLLLLVTYLLNQLDRYALAICAKPMAQEIHFGDKGCMALTDTSSKVCKGKNETICDQTKAKDHKTNVCYYDYTGLGWEYQVLAGPIFIVVYTFSGIVLGYAADISNRKNLLATCLAIWSTVTVLTGFAQQYWHLILLRFALGIGQAGCTPFASSLIADYFGQEVRGTALGVYNLGIYMGYSMSYAFGDFITQADILGKGWRWTFWLAGLPGLILSAIIFITMREPPRQGIFTGKNERVSSYQDVSAGQKLLAVCKCFLQPSLLMLCLAGSIRNGAGYVWGYNTQNFFNEYHPDVSTGRWLSWIPLVGGSIGVIFGGFISDRIVKRSGPVARIWVLISSLVVAAPFAALTLVLPIPYAFLAQIPTYVFGEMWVGVTLAVVIELVPTHLRASSVGFYFFIISNIGGNMPVLVSLFKDLKVALFVLYPGCYILGALLFFPTMLLVRRDIRKVQEADEHRALLNEPNSDKES; encoded by the exons ATGCCCGCAGGCACCCGTCTCCGGGACGCGGGAGTGTATCCTCTCTATGTCCTACTTCTGTTGTTGGTGACCTATCTGCTGAATCAACTAGACAGATATGCCCTGGCAATCTGTGCCAAACCGATGGCCCAGGAGATCCACTTTGGGGATAAAGGGTGCATGGCCCTCACGGACACAAGCAGCAAAGTTTGCAAAGGGAAGAATGAGACAAT TTGTGATCAAACAAAAGCCAAGGACCACAAGACCAACGTCTGTTACTATGACTACACCGGACTCGGTTGGGAGTACCAAGTTCTAGCAGGACCCATCTTCATCGTCGTGTACACCTTCAGCGGGATCGTCCTCGGTTACGCAGCCGACATCAGCAATCGCAAAAACCTCTTGGCTACGTGTCTCGCCATATGGAGTACCGTCACTGTCCTCACAGGATTCGCTCAACAATACTGGCACCTAATCTTACTTCGATTTGCTCTAGGCATTGG TCAAGCCGGATGTACGCCATTTGCTAGCAGCCTAATTGCAGACTACTTTGGTCAGGAGGTAAGGGGCACTGCACTAGGAGTGTACAACCTTGGTATCTACATGGGCTACAGCATGTCGTATGCGTTTGGTGATTTCATCACACAAGCAGATATTCTTGGCAAG GGTTGGAGATGGACTTTCTGGTTGGCTGGCCTTCCTGGGTTGATCTTATCGGCGATAATCTTTATCACGATGAGAGAACCGCCACGACAGGGTATCTTCACCGGTAAAAACGAAAGGGTCAGCTCGTACCAGGATGTCAGTGCAGGACAGAAGCTTCTCGCTGTCTGCAAGTGTTTCTTGCAGCCTTCCCTTTTAATGCTCTGCTTAGCTGGTTCCATTAGGAATGGAG CCGGGTATGTTTGGGGTTACAATACCCAGAACTTTTTCAACGAATACCACCCCGACGTCAGCACAGGCCGATGGCTCTCCTGGATTCCTCTGGTTGGTGGCAGCATTGGAGTCATTTTCGGAGGGTTCATATCGGACCGAATCGTCAAGAGAAGTGGACCGGTGGCGAGGATATGGGTGTTGATATCTAGCTTG GTGGTGGCAGCACCATTTGCTGCTCTGACCCTCGTCCTGCCAATCCCTTATGCCTTCTTAGCACAGATACCTACATATGTATTTG GTGAAATGTGGGTGGGAGTCACGTTGGCTGTAGTGATCGAGTTAGTTCCCACCCACCTGAGAGCATCATCGGTTGGATTCTATTTCTTCATCATCAGTAACATCGGAGGAAACATGCCCGTGTTGGTATCTCTCTTTAAAGATTTGAAAGTGGCTTTGTTTGTGCTTTATCCAGGATGTTATATACTTGG TGCACTTCTGTTCTTTCCAACGATGCTGCTGGTCAGGCGTGACATCAGGAAGGTTCAAGAAGCAGACGAACATCGTGCTCTGCTTAACGAACCTAACAGCGATAAGGAGAGCTGa
- the LOC139963974 gene encoding MFS-type efflux pump MSMEG_3705-like isoform X1, producing the protein MASNNAQRDLPLVDQDKSQLAGPSKMTETETDNSKVPPPPGSSMPAGTRLRDAGVYPLYVLLLLLVTYLLNQLDRYALAICAKPMAQEIHFGDKGCMALTDTSSKVCKGKNETICDQTKAKDHKTNVCYYDYTGLGWEYQVLAGPIFIVVYTFSGIVLGYAADISNRKNLLATCLAIWSTVTVLTGFAQQYWHLILLRFALGIGQAGCTPFASSLIADYFGQEVRGTALGVYNLGIYMGYSMSYAFGDFITQADILGKGWRWTFWLAGLPGLILSAIIFITMREPPRQGIFTGKNERVSSYQDVSAGQKLLAVCKCFLQPSLLMLCLAGSIRNGAGYVWGYNTQNFFNEYHPDVSTGRWLSWIPLVGGSIGVIFGGFISDRIVKRSGPVARIWVLISSLVVAAPFAALTLVLPIPYAFLAQIPTYVFGEMWVGVTLAVVIELVPTHLRASSVGFYFFIISNIGGNMPVLVSLFKDLKVALFVLYPGCYILGALLFFPTMLLVRRDIRKVQEADEHRALLNEPNSDKES; encoded by the exons ATGGCTAGCAATAATGCTCAGAGAGACCTACCGTTAGTGGATCAGGATAAAAGCCAGTTAGCTGGCCCCAGTAAAATGACCGAGACAGAAACTGACAATTCCAAAG TGCCGCCTCCTCCAGGAAGCAGTATGCCCGCAGGCACCCGTCTCCGGGACGCGGGAGTGTATCCTCTCTATGTCCTACTTCTGTTGTTGGTGACCTATCTGCTGAATCAACTAGACAGATATGCCCTGGCAATCTGTGCCAAACCGATGGCCCAGGAGATCCACTTTGGGGATAAAGGGTGCATGGCCCTCACGGACACAAGCAGCAAAGTTTGCAAAGGGAAGAATGAGACAAT TTGTGATCAAACAAAAGCCAAGGACCACAAGACCAACGTCTGTTACTATGACTACACCGGACTCGGTTGGGAGTACCAAGTTCTAGCAGGACCCATCTTCATCGTCGTGTACACCTTCAGCGGGATCGTCCTCGGTTACGCAGCCGACATCAGCAATCGCAAAAACCTCTTGGCTACGTGTCTCGCCATATGGAGTACCGTCACTGTCCTCACAGGATTCGCTCAACAATACTGGCACCTAATCTTACTTCGATTTGCTCTAGGCATTGG TCAAGCCGGATGTACGCCATTTGCTAGCAGCCTAATTGCAGACTACTTTGGTCAGGAGGTAAGGGGCACTGCACTAGGAGTGTACAACCTTGGTATCTACATGGGCTACAGCATGTCGTATGCGTTTGGTGATTTCATCACACAAGCAGATATTCTTGGCAAG GGTTGGAGATGGACTTTCTGGTTGGCTGGCCTTCCTGGGTTGATCTTATCGGCGATAATCTTTATCACGATGAGAGAACCGCCACGACAGGGTATCTTCACCGGTAAAAACGAAAGGGTCAGCTCGTACCAGGATGTCAGTGCAGGACAGAAGCTTCTCGCTGTCTGCAAGTGTTTCTTGCAGCCTTCCCTTTTAATGCTCTGCTTAGCTGGTTCCATTAGGAATGGAG CCGGGTATGTTTGGGGTTACAATACCCAGAACTTTTTCAACGAATACCACCCCGACGTCAGCACAGGCCGATGGCTCTCCTGGATTCCTCTGGTTGGTGGCAGCATTGGAGTCATTTTCGGAGGGTTCATATCGGACCGAATCGTCAAGAGAAGTGGACCGGTGGCGAGGATATGGGTGTTGATATCTAGCTTG GTGGTGGCAGCACCATTTGCTGCTCTGACCCTCGTCCTGCCAATCCCTTATGCCTTCTTAGCACAGATACCTACATATGTATTTG GTGAAATGTGGGTGGGAGTCACGTTGGCTGTAGTGATCGAGTTAGTTCCCACCCACCTGAGAGCATCATCGGTTGGATTCTATTTCTTCATCATCAGTAACATCGGAGGAAACATGCCCGTGTTGGTATCTCTCTTTAAAGATTTGAAAGTGGCTTTGTTTGTGCTTTATCCAGGATGTTATATACTTGG TGCACTTCTGTTCTTTCCAACGATGCTGCTGGTCAGGCGTGACATCAGGAAGGTTCAAGAAGCAGACGAACATCGTGCTCTGCTTAACGAACCTAACAGCGATAAGGAGAGCTGa